The Lucilia cuprina isolate Lc7/37 chromosome 5, ASM2204524v1, whole genome shotgun sequence genome includes a window with the following:
- the LOC111676598 gene encoding uncharacterized protein LOC111676598: MDKIKIKVIGVLKERDEKINNLEWTREWLKKYQHEFLNKENIRKELLFRSNEIYHLNCFFNITEKQFRYLVNILEPLVTVLEPHRKKKSFSAEERIAITLKYLATGEVNSCRNYCFRASKPVIVKMIADICQKMYELLKDQYLYLPKTDEQWLAIVNNMQKSYHLSNCLGNILMHQVSFYTPPNQPVRPKSFQKDHGEDNSIQKVPLIMTTIVDGNYNFLYIDVEKTKAKFYDQIYEKSKICKMIEDGSIALPRTNTDVDGNFKNCDIHPYFFIGSKCLPDKPYLLLKSQLPSNRIFDNIPNSNSNLSGQEVNDTLCILSNLFPVLSQPLRLCEADAQKIIMGSVALYNYLRRSDSDYCKLTNKIILRGNDDKQIAEDDDCILIDNEDEQKEREEFTPNVCVSTCFRSLPKQRNMSSADLPESDIIL; the protein is encoded by the exons atggataaaataaaaattaaagtaattggTGTATTAAAAGAACGCGATGAGAAAATTAACAACCTGGAATGGACCAGGGAGTGGCTGAAAAAGTACCAGCATGAATTTCTTAACAAGGAAAACATACGCAAAGAACTTTTATTTCGCAGCAAtgaaatttatcatttaaattgttttttcaacATCACGGAGAAACAGTTTCGTTATTTGGTCAATATTCTGGAACCTCTAGTCACTGTTTTAGAACCACATAGAAAGAAGAAATCATTTAGTGCCGAAGAACGTATTGCAATAACTCTGAAGTATTTAGCAACGG GAGAAGTTAACTCATGTCGCAATTACTGTTTTCGGGCATCGAAGCCAGTCATAGTCAAAATGATTGCAGATATATGTCAGAAAATGTATGAGCTATTAAAAGACCAATATCTCTACTTGCCAAAAACAGATGAGCAGTGGCTTGCCATTGTAAACAATATGCAGAAGAGTTATCACTTATCGAATTGTCTAGGAAACATACTTATGCACCAGGTGTCTTTTTATACGCCACCCAATCAACCAGTAAGGCCAAAATCATTCCAGAAAGACCATGGTGAAGATAACAGTATTCAAAAGGTTCCACTTATAATGACAACGATAGTGGATGGAAATTACAATTTCCTATATATAGATGTtgaaaaaactaaagcaaaattttacgaccaaatatatgaaaagtcaaaaatatgcaaaatgatTGAGGATGGCTCAATTGCTTTACCTAGAACTAATACTGATGTGGAtggaaactttaaaaattgtgatattcatccatatttttttataggcAGCAAATGTCTACCTGATAAACCATATTTACTATTAAAATCTCAATTGCCAAGTAATAGAATTTTTGACAATATTCCCAATTCCAATTCGAATTTATCTGGCCAAGAGGTGAATGACACTTTGTGCATTCTTTCCAACTTGTTTCCTGTGTTATCCCAACCATTGCGACTATGTGAGGCTGATGCACAAAAAATCATCATGGGCAGTGTGGCTCTATACAATTATCTGCGTAGAAGTGATAGCGACTACTGTAAATTAACCAATAAAATCATATTACGAGGTAATGATGATAAGCAGATCGCCGAAGATGATGACTGTATACTCATTGACAACGAAGATGAACAGAAGGAACGTGAAGAATTTACGCCAAATGTTTGTGTTTCTACATGCTTTCGTTCATTGCCTAAACAGCGTAATATGTCCTCTGCTGATTTGCCAGAAAGTGATATTAttctttaa
- the LOC111676585 gene encoding peptidoglycan-recognition protein LC-like: MSLFLNIALIIYVSCVYFSAQDNVGGGYVLRMVPRDGWLAQPPLNNWVPLKLPVKRVIVIPTRTQECETQASCTYTVRITQTYNIESQQQDDIIYNFLIGGDGNVYEGRGWNNKGSVIKGFNDDSISLAYIGSFKKMPPSYRQLNVTKLLLEEGVRLKKLSPDYEIVGANKLDPTSVMTIADALYKSFENWPHWSAY; this comes from the exons atgtccttgtttttaaatattgcacTCATCATATATGTTTCCTGTGTATATTTTTCAGCTCAAGATAATGTCGGTGGTGGATACGTTTTGCGTATGGTACCTCGAGATGGATGGCTAGCCCAACCTCCACTTAATAATTGGGTCCCCTTAAAGCTCCCTGTAAAACGTGTAATTGTTATACCAACAAGAACCCAAGAATGTGAGACTCAG GCCTCTTGTACATATACGGTTCGGATAACCCAAACCTACAATATCGAGTCACAACAACAGGATGATATTATCTATAACTTTCTCATTGGTGGTGATGGAAATGTTTACGAAGGCCGTGGCTGGAATAACAAAGGTTCGGTAATAAAAGGTTTTAATGATGACAGCATAAGTTTAGCCTACATAGGATCATTTAAGAAGATGCCACCGTCCTACAGACAATTAAATGTTACCAAACTATTACTGGAGGAAGGAGTTCGTTTGAAAAAGCTCTCTCCGGATTATGAAATTGTTGGGGCTAACAAATTGGATCCAACATCAGTTATGACTATAGCAGATgctttgtataaaagttttgaGAATTGGCCACATTGGTCAGCTTATTAA